From a region of the Thermosipho melanesiensis BI429 genome:
- a CDS encoding type I restriction-modification system subunit M: protein MAMRKTQLYTHLWEAANELRGGMDASQYKNYVLTILFVKYVTDRYKNDPYADFVVPEDGSFDALVEAKGKPDIGERINKVLARLAEENELKGVIDLVDFDDSTKLGNGKDKVDKLTKLIAIFENPELNFSKNRADGDDILGDVYEYFMKKFATEAGKSKGQFYTPAEVSRIMAKIIGIENANSPDQTAYDPTCGSGSLLLKVADEAPVEISLYGQEIDIDVANLARMNMILHGKPDAVIEQGNTLSDPKFKNKDGSLKTFDFAVANPPFSQKNWMNGVDPENDSFHRFDDGIPPAKNGDYAFLLHFIKSLKPGKGRGAIILPHGVLFRGNAEAEIRRNLVKKGYIKGIIGLPPNLFYGTGIPAIIMVIDKENAHARKGIFMIDASKGFRKDGPKNRLRERDIHKIVTTFVNFEEIPGYSRMVSLEEIEKNDYNLNIPRYVDSTEEEDIQDIHAHLHGGIPKRDIDKIEELKIFKGLKKELFEEKEDCYYRLKVGIELLQEFIEIHEEIDKFKNNALMIFKNWKEEKIMFLKSIDNNTRVKPFIKELSESLLDAFKSAAFVDEYAVYQTLMDYWDEEMKDDVYMIIENGWNAKTCRTIEKNKDKGWTCDILPKEIVVNEFFNEEMREIEELEEKMEEIQQEMEEMKEEYGGEEGILEEVKNDKGNITKKDLRLKINELKWNPSEFKEELEILIKYQNLMNEESKIKKKIKEKEKELDEKLLKKYAELTEDDVKYLVVEKKWLKRLEEDLKDELDNIILGMVNRIKELAERYAETLPEIEQEVEEYEKKVKEHLKVMGFEI from the coding sequence ATGGCAATGAGAAAAACTCAACTTTACACCCATCTTTGGGAAGCGGCAAATGAGCTCAGGGGCGGAATGGACGCGAGTCAGTACAAAAATTATGTACTTACAATTTTATTTGTTAAGTATGTAACTGACAGGTACAAAAACGATCCCTACGCTGATTTTGTTGTTCCTGAAGATGGAAGCTTTGATGCATTGGTGGAGGCAAAAGGTAAACCGGATATTGGCGAAAGGATAAACAAAGTTTTAGCAAGACTTGCAGAAGAGAATGAACTTAAAGGAGTTATTGATCTTGTAGATTTTGATGATAGTACTAAACTTGGAAATGGAAAAGACAAAGTTGATAAACTCACCAAGCTCATAGCTATTTTTGAAAATCCCGAACTTAACTTTTCCAAAAACCGAGCAGATGGGGATGACATCCTCGGAGATGTGTATGAATACTTTATGAAAAAGTTTGCAACAGAGGCAGGTAAGAGCAAGGGACAATTTTATACTCCTGCCGAAGTATCAAGAATCATGGCAAAGATTATTGGTATAGAAAATGCAAATTCTCCCGATCAAACTGCATATGATCCTACCTGCGGTTCAGGTTCTCTTCTTTTAAAAGTTGCCGATGAAGCACCGGTTGAAATCAGTTTATACGGGCAGGAGATTGATATTGATGTTGCCAATTTGGCGAGAATGAACATGATTCTACACGGTAAACCTGATGCGGTTATAGAACAAGGAAATACACTATCTGATCCAAAATTTAAAAATAAAGACGGCTCACTCAAAACATTTGATTTTGCTGTTGCGAATCCGCCTTTTTCTCAAAAAAATTGGATGAACGGAGTTGATCCAGAGAATGATTCTTTTCATAGATTTGATGATGGTATTCCCCCAGCGAAAAACGGAGATTATGCTTTTTTACTCCATTTTATAAAATCACTGAAACCTGGAAAGGGAAGAGGAGCAATAATCCTACCCCATGGAGTGCTTTTTAGAGGTAATGCCGAAGCAGAGATAAGAAGAAACCTCGTAAAAAAAGGCTATATTAAGGGAATTATAGGGCTACCTCCAAATCTTTTCTATGGCACTGGTATACCTGCCATAATTATGGTAATTGACAAAGAAAATGCCCATGCAAGAAAAGGGATTTTCATGATTGACGCTTCAAAGGGATTTAGGAAAGATGGGCCTAAAAACAGATTAAGAGAGAGGGATATTCACAAGATAGTTACAACTTTTGTAAACTTTGAAGAGATACCCGGATACTCCAGAATGGTAAGCTTGGAAGAGATTGAAAAGAACGATTACAACCTCAACATTCCGAGATACGTAGATAGTACCGAAGAGGAAGATATTCAAGACATACATGCACACCTACATGGAGGAATACCGAAGAGAGACATCGACAAGATAGAAGAGTTGAAAATTTTCAAAGGTTTGAAAAAGGAACTATTTGAGGAAAAGGAGGACTGCTACTATCGCCTAAAAGTAGGAATAGAGCTCCTACAAGAATTCATAGAGATCCATGAAGAAATAGACAAGTTCAAAAATAATGCTTTGATGATATTCAAAAACTGGAAAGAAGAGAAAATCATGTTTTTAAAGTCGATAGACAATAATACACGAGTTAAACCTTTCATAAAGGAATTGTCTGAAAGCCTGCTCGACGCGTTCAAATCTGCCGCATTCGTTGACGAATATGCGGTTTATCAAACTCTAATGGATTACTGGGACGAGGAAATGAAGGACGATGTCTACATGATAATTGAAAACGGTTGGAACGCAAAAACATGCAGGACTATTGAGAAAAATAAGGACAAGGGATGGACATGCGACATACTACCAAAGGAAATCGTGGTAAATGAGTTCTTCAATGAGGAAATGAGAGAAATTGAAGAATTAGAAGAAAAAATGGAAGAGATACAACAAGAAATGGAGGAAATGAAAGAGGAATATGGCGGAGAAGAAGGTATTCTTGAAGAAGTCAAAAATGACAAGGGCAATATAACAAAAAAAGATTTGCGATTAAAAATCAACGAACTGAAATGGAATCCCTCAGAGTTTAAAGAAGAGCTGGAAATCTTGATAAAATATCAAAACCTCATGAACGAAGAATCTAAAATAAAGAAAAAAATAAAAGAAAAAGAGAAAGAACTCGACGAGAAACTTCTAAAAAAGTACGCAGAGCTTACCGAAGACGATGTTAAGTACCTGGTAGTGGAAAAGAAGTGGTTAAAGCGTCTCGAGGAAGATTTAAAAGACGAGCTGGATAATATAATTTTGGGGATGGTCAATAGGATAAAAGAACTCGCAGAAAGATACGCTGAAACTTTACCAGAGATTGAGCAAGAGGTAGAAGAATACGAGAAAAAGGTGAAGGAACATTTGAAAGTGATGGGGTTTGAAATATGA
- a CDS encoding ATP-binding cassette domain-containing protein yields MLEIKEIRKRYKNKIEALKGVSVKIGKGETMSFFGENGAGKTTLLKIIATFLIPDSGKILLNNVDLLKNQKYAKEKITISTGIERSFYYRLTVKQNLEFFGMLNGLLGKALKMTVERVIEETALSEYTNIKYMELSKGLKRRLDIARALLKEAEVYIFDETTSGVDIKTQQKIYELIEELVQKKKIVLFATHEIEELKKIDKIVILQKGRKIGELNVREHKEIETILLKYV; encoded by the coding sequence GTGCTTGAAATTAAAGAAATAAGAAAGAGATACAAAAATAAAATTGAAGCATTAAAAGGTGTAAGTGTAAAGATAGGAAAAGGGGAGACAATGTCGTTTTTTGGAGAAAACGGCGCAGGAAAGACAACCCTTTTAAAAATAATAGCAACGTTTTTGATACCAGATAGTGGGAAAATTTTACTAAATAATGTAGACTTATTAAAAAATCAAAAATATGCTAAGGAAAAAATAACAATATCAACAGGTATAGAAAGAAGTTTTTATTACAGGTTAACAGTAAAACAAAATTTAGAATTTTTTGGAATGCTTAATGGCTTACTTGGAAAAGCTTTAAAAATGACCGTAGAAAGGGTAATTGAAGAAACAGCACTTTCAGAATATACAAACATAAAATACATGGAATTGTCAAAAGGATTAAAGAGAAGACTAGACATAGCGCGAGCATTACTAAAAGAGGCAGAAGTATATATATTTGATGAGACAACAAGTGGTGTGGATATAAAAACGCAACAAAAGATATATGAACTTATTGAAGAGTTGGTTCAAAAAAAGAAAATAGTTCTTTTTGCAACACATGAAATAGAAGAGTTGAAAAAGATAGATAAAATAGTAATACTTCAAAAAGGTAGAAAGATAGGCGAGCTAAATGTTAGAGAGCATAAAGAAATAGAGACTATACTTTTGAAGTATGTTTAA